Below is a window of Lytechinus variegatus isolate NC3 chromosome 4, Lvar_3.0, whole genome shotgun sequence DNA.
TTTGCAAAATGCGAAAATCAATTACTTGGTTCTTATTGGCAGTTTAAACAAAATCACATATTATTTGCAATACCTTTTGGCTATTTCAGTACATGCTTAAAATACGTATAGATTGATGAAGAAGATTTAACATAATATACAGTAATACGTTGTAAGTTTTTGCTgggtaatacatgtagtagatGTCTAGATAAAGAAAAGAACTTGCTACATTTCTGTATCAATTGACAAAAATCCACAGTAATAAAAGGGAAATTCATCCGTCTTTTCCAAATGCGAAAATTAGTTACTTCAGTTTTTTTCTCCCGGTGAGTTACATAATTTGCACTATTCTATATGCATTACCTGCAAGGAATCGGGCTTTGAATTCAAAATAGGTTTGTGATCCAACAACTTGTACATTCTGGATTTCTGATTGTGATTTCTGAAACTCTCCTTTCAAATAACAAGCGTTAAATCTACGTGTAGAATCTGCCTTTGAACCCATGAAATATGCAAGCATAACACTCATTCCATTCTTAAGAAGTATACTAGACATGCTAGATAAGCATGTTTATAGgaattatttctatttctggAATATCTTGATCAGGAACTcgatcaaaatatatttttatgtaaaatcaGAACATGTCAAACTCAAAACACTGTTTATTTCATCACTGGTTTAAGTCATACACAATACACATTCCTATAAGACTTTATGTACATGTTATGATATTCactggggagggggagggggtggaggTTCACTAAAGCATTAATTAGCCTTCATGCGATTGAACTTTAACGTAAACACTAAGTAAGATTGTATTCAGAGTTAATATTCAGAGAAAGCCTGAAATTTCATCGTATTTGCTCATGCCTTAAAACACAGTGAAGTTATTAACCAAAGGGGACTCTGATGGATGACAAGctaatcatgaaaaacagcatttaGACAAATCAAACACTTCAGCAAACAGATATTCAGATATCCTTCATCTTGGTTTCTGCTATGCATAACAAGCCATGAAATTATTCACAGAATGTCTACTCTGAAAGACATAAACATACAGGCATGACAGAGCATAGATGTAAGACACTTTTCTCTGAATCTATAGCAGCCCGTGGTTCTGTAAATGAGAATTCTAGAATTCATAGCTACCAGAACCTTCCTCAATATCATGCAGTTCATTAACATAGCTAGGGTAGTTTGCAGAACTCTCCTTTGCAATGAAAGGAGTCTCCCTGTTGTCCTTGTACACTACGTCATACGCCAGGGGGCCAGCAAATGAGAACCCTAGGTAGAACTGAACAGGTTCTTGGCTAGGGAGACCTTTGATGGGTAGGGACAGAGGAATCTTCATTGGTTCTTCTCCATCTGGGTTGTACAGGACAAAGTGCTTGCTGTCCAGGACACCATCTAACCTCTTGAGTCTCTTCTTGATAGAATCTTCTTTCCATATGTCATAGGTGATCCTTCCAATAGACTTCCGATGGACAAATCGTGACTTCTCGCTCTCGAGTCCAAGATAGAACTCTGTCAAAGCCTTTAAAGGGCTGTGGTTTTGACGAATTTTTGATCGCCTGGGGAGGTTGTGTCTTGAGTCTGCAAACTCCCTATTGCGGTATCGCTCTTTCCACATAATTTCCAGCTGCCTAATTGTTTTTCCGATTGGCACAATTCTTTTTCCGGGTGTTCCATCTGGCCAATTCAAGAGCATCTCAAAGAACAAGCCATAGAACCCTCTATCCTTTTCAGCCTCCATCGTCTTCAGGATGTTCACTGACTTTCTTGCATCCTCTTCATTCAACTCTTCTTTGGAACAGACGGACAAGGCAAAAATGGTAAAGACATAGTTTCTGATGTCAAAGAGACTTGGGCCACCAAGGTTTTGTCGCAGTAAAGCTTGAACCTTCTTGAGTTGTCCTACCTTCTGCTGTGAGGCCATGTCAAAGATCTGTTGGTATCCATCTGCATTCATCATTTTCACTTCAGATCGCCTCATTGCATATGCAGTTTCAACAGTGTAATGCATCTTCTCAGATACATCCTCAAACCTTTTGGGTGACACAACAAAGTATTTGTTCCTGGCGCTGTATATTTTCTCCAATTTATCATCATAGAGTCTGTATGGGGATCCACTGAATCGTTGTTGTGCACACTGAGACAAATAGTCAGTGAAACGGTCAAGTAATATGTCGATTCTCTCGGACAATGATTTCATAGTGTCACTGAATTCACGAAGTGAAGGTAGGTTGAGCTCTGAAGGGATAAATTCTGTCATTAGATACTTCCTCAGAATCTCTAATCCTTTACCCCTGTAGCAGAAAGGTCTCACCCTTTTTTCCACAATTTCCAGGAGTTTTGTGATAGAGAAGATCTCGCCTACAAACCCAGCATAATTTCTTCTTCGTGCTTCCTCTTCCATTGCCTTCTGTGCTTCTTGAAATGCAAGACAGGATTCCTTGAAGGCATGCAACAACTCCTGCATTTCATGGTCACTGATAAACTCCTGGTCTACCCGGCGCTCATACTTTGCCATCTTCTGCCGCAAAATGATCCCTTTAGTGTCCCACAAGTATGAGTTATTCTTAACAATGCCAAGTGCAATATTAATTGCCTTTTCAGCATTATCCGAGTCATCCTCCTTTTTGCTGTGGAGTCGTGCCTTCTGCTGTGCAATGAATGGATCTTTGAATTTCTTGATACCAACTTCCATGATCTTGAATGCCTTCTCTCTATCCTCTTCATAAACATCTTCAATAAATGGTGCAAAGTCAGTCTCTTTATCATCTCCATACTCTTTCTTCAGTCTCCTTACCATCAAATCTCTACAGACCTTCTGAATGTAGCCTTTGCTGTAAGACAAAGTATCCAGTATTGACGACTTTTCAAGAAGTTCAAGAATCATGTCAGCTGGGCGTTGTTGGAATTGTTCGCCTAGTTGATGCACTATTTCATTTGCAATAACAGGATGTACCACTTTAAGGCCTTTGACACAACCATCGATATCTTGAATGAATTCTTCAAGGAGAAGAAGGTTCAGAAATGGCTCCCTATTTTTCTCCCAGGGGCCTAATGTCCGATGCTGACCTGTTGATGTGACTCTATATTGagtttgcatgaaaccatcacaGGCTGAAACAGGCATAGCAAAATCAGGATTGTACAACTGCACTACAGCGATGTACTTCAACAGATTGACAGCATTCAGAAGTGACTTATTGGATTTTGAGTCGACACGTGGGAGGATGGCCTTGACAACATCTTTCAAGTAATCTGGGGCACATTCCTTTTTCATGACCATGAAAGCAAGAAGGAGTTCAGGAGAACTTTCTTCATTGAACACTTTCCTTTTCTCTAGATCTTTGGTCTTTTCTGTGAACCAACATTTCTCTCTGTTTGTTAGTTTATGTTCGATACAAACACATAACTTTGATTCTTCCTTTTTCAGAAGAAGTTGAGGATCTGATGTCCTTTTGCAATGGATGAGTACAAAAGCCACTCCATTGTCTTCTAGATACCTAGTTTCTCTTTCCAGGCTTATCAGAAATGACCGCATGATCTCAGATTCCAAGTTTTCCAAGAGGAGGACAACGGGTCCTGGCTTTTGGCCTTCCTCATAGCCATATTTGTGAAAAGCTACAATCTGAGTCACAGTGTCATTGGTAACCCTATTGACAACTGCACATCTGTGGTCTTGGTGGAAATCCCACAAGAGGTTCTTTGCTACAGTTGTGCCTCCTGCACCTGGTTCATGAAAGACAGTTGCCATGGAAATGTGGTCAACTTTCTTGCCTGGAGAGGCAAGAATTTTCAGAACATTATCATGTAGTCTTGTGTAGTTCTGGCGTTTCAACACATGATTGTACCCCTTGCCTCTATTTAACTTATCTTCTGAGAGATAGAAATTCCACCAGTCAACCCCATGGCCTTGGTAGAATCGAGACTCTTTCTCTTGAACAAAATCCAAGAAATTTGGGTTACTCTCATCCATAGAGGTGTTTTCGCACTCATTTTTGGCCAAGACTGTTATGTCTGACCATTGActctggtgtttcttcatgagcTCACACTGTCCTCTACGAACCATTGGAAGAACTGGCAAACCAGTTTCACAGGATCCTAGAAGTCTCATCATATATGTGTTGATCTCTTGCCATTTCACTCCCCCAAGACATCTTTCCATCATGTTCTTGCTTGAAACAATGCACTGACTTTCAAGATGCTGAATCCACCTATGCAGTACACCCCGATCCTCTGCAATGATTGTGAAACGTTTTAAGTCTTGGAAGGATTTGGAAGTGTAGAATTCCCTGAATAACTGAGTCATCACCATTATATCAGAGTACGAAAGAAGAAGGAACACAACAACGGCTCTGCCTGGTGGAATGACACCAGGGTCAGAGAAGAACCGGACAGTGTTCAGGACTGCATGCGATCTCTCTCTCATCCAGTCtatatctgacaacttgtccATTCCCTTCACATTCACATCATTCCGACCGTTAGGGAACACCCATACAGGAATCTCAGGAAAGTCAATTTGCTCTCTGAGTTGATCTACATCCTTGGTCTCTGTGAATTTATCTGCATTCAAGATCTTGATAGATTTCCTCTGATTAACATACTGACAGAGCCCCACCTTGTTGGAATCTGCATTGCAGTCAAAGACAACATTCCAGTTGACAGAAGCCATGAAACCATACTGGTCCCCAACCTCTGCAGAATTCATCAGTTGAGAGGGTGTGTTCACAACCAGAACTGGATAATAGGATGAATCAAGTTCACCTTTGTCAGACCCAAGAAGAAGATTGGCAAGCCTTTTCTCTGTATTTGAGTTTTTGTCCATCCCTACAGTCTCAGATGAAGCATGTAGGGTTTCCTGTACTTCTGGATGGCCATACAAAGGCAATGTTGAATCCACTTGTGTTGTACTTGAGGAAGTGAAGGATAGGCTGCATTCTGGCTCCATGCCTTGAGTAGACTCTACAGCATCAGGTTCTTCCATCTGAGAACCAGCTATTGTGGCTTTTTTCCTGCCTGGAGTTTCTGGAAGTCTGGAATCTTCAGGCATTTCTGGATAACCATGCAAAGGCAATGTTGAATCCACTTCTGTTGCACTTCTTCTTGAGGAAGTGACGGAAGGGCTGCATCCTGGCTCAATGCCTTGAGTAGACTCTCCAACATTAAGCAATGCATCAGATTCTACTGTTTGAGAAGCAGATATTGTGGCATATTTCTTGCCTGTAATTTCTAGAATCCTGGAATCATCAGGCATTTCTGGATACCCACACTGGGGCAATGGTGAAACCACTTCAGCTGCATTTGGTGTTGAGGAAGTAATAGACGGGCTACATTCTGGCTCCATGTCTTGAGTAGACTCTCCAGCATTAAGTGGTGCATCAGGTTCTACTGTTTGAGAAGCAGATATTGTGGTCTGTTTCTTACCTTCATCACTGCCATTGCCTGTTGCTCTTGAAGATGATATCTGCATGTATTCTGATTGCTGAAACTTTTCATTAGAATCTGAGGATACGGATGGAGAAGGGGAAGAATCCACTATGACAGGACTAGGTACACTCTCCGATGCGCTGTCACTTGAGTTACCATACCTAATCTTAGATGATACAGATTTGGGAGTGGCTTCCATATGCATCTGTTCTTTTTCAAGGTAATGCTGCCTCTTTATAAGCAGTCTTCTGCAATAACCTGGGGCGAGCCCATAATCTTTTAAATCATCTTTTAAATCATCACTGGTATACCATACCAATGTGTAACCATCTACCCCTTCAAACTTACGCACAATTTCATCTGAAAAATGTACATCAGTTTTCAGCCAGTCTGCCACCTCTTCTTCTGTCCAGTCTTCCATCCTTCTTGGTGCTTTACCTATGATATAACACATAAAAAGAGATGAAATTTTAACGTTTAATCAAACAATATTCACAATTGAACTCCTGCATAAATAATGACCTCAATAACATAGGGAGATAAACTACCTCTACACGCTCTGTGCCATGTATATCTGGAATATTGGGAGGAAACTTGAAAAAATGGgattataaataatgaaaaatcaatcacaatattGCCTCTATCTTAAAACGTGCATACATATTATCAAATTAAACACATGGAACCATAAGATTACAACAAGGTAAACCATAACTGCACATCGATTTTCTAGGATTAAAGGGATCttccattttctgaacataCAGCTTTGGCAAAATCAATGTCTAATCACAAACTGCTCCTTTCAATACATAGCCCAACTGGCGGCAGAACATGATAGGTTCAAAATACTGGTAGGCAATATGAAGAGAATGTCATTCAGAGGACAAtgacatttgatttgatttgattttattgatttccgtttcacaacataagaatgataaatataacatgataaggtcgaaaatactgcaaaacataatagatatatataacataatcttagacttaaggaacatgatttaacaaataaaaaaaaaaaaaacaacctaatatgacatttgtatttgaaagtaaaacggagggtcttgccgaaaaaagccaagcttgtacaaaaggcaagaccctaaataaacttagtttcattacacacaaaaaacactgaGTCGTAATGATATGTAgagcttttgtttacaaataaatacaaacagcaTTAAGGTGGAAGGGGGGGTAGGGGAAGAAGAGGGGAGGGATAGAGAAGTGCAGTGCACATGACGTAGAAAGAAAGCGGGCAGCAGGAGCAGGTACTTTGGCTAATTAcgattagaaagaaaaaagcaataacaaattatacatgtatatgtatataatatgaaaGCATACAATACACATATACATTGACGCcgagaatataaagaaagaaaaaaaaacagttattcaGCATGACCTGCTTGCAACGAGTAttgcaaaattaacatttttttcagtttgcgtttaaaaatatgtatattaggggattctttaaaatcttgaggcagagagttccagtaggcaggcccggagaagacaaatgaattctttgcaaataaagttCTTGTTAAAGGAAGGTGATAATATTGTCGTTGCCGTGTTGGGTAGCAGTGTACTGATGCATTTTTTTGGAACATATTTGAGAAAATAGTGGGGAGATCCTCCTTGCTTAATTTGAACATAAATTGGCTAAGTTCAAAGAGATATATGTCACTTACTTTGAGAATgttgttttcaaaaaataaggtatcagtatgtgatctaaagtgtgtttgaaaaattattcttagagATTTTTTCTGGAGAAGTAGTATTCTATTTAGTTGTGTTTGTATTGCACATCCCCAGGCAATTATTCCGTAATTAATATATGGTAGAATAAGGGTGTAGTATAATGTTAATAAAGTTCGAGAAGGGAGAAAAATTTTTAGTTTATTAATAATTCCAATGTTTCTGgaaattgttttacatataCTATCAATATGAGGCttccaagataatttgttgtCAATAAGGACACCCAAGAATCTGGTAGTGGAAACAttattaagaacaaaattatcgAAGAAAATACTGTCTGGTAGAGTATTAATTTTATTGCTAAAAAGCATGTAGTTTGTCTTCTGGTGATTAAGTGAAAGTTTGTTGGCCTTGATCCAATCTGTAACATTTGTTAGTTCAGAATTTATGATTCTAACGAGTTGATTAATATCATCatgggaaaaaaaaatattggagtcgtcagcaaaaagtataaatgaaagcaaatctgatgtatttttaatatcattgatataagTAATAAAAAGAAGTGGGCCTAGTAGGCTACCCTGGGGGACACCGCAAGTAATTGGAAGAGTAGATGAAATGCTATTATTAACTGATACAAATTGGGTCCTGTCAGtgaggtagctcctgaaccactccaaggccttccctctaactccataaTGACGTAGTTTATGAAGAAGAATTTCATGGTTTatagtgtcgaaggccttggagaagtccaggaaaataccaaCAGTATGACAACTATTATCGATGGAAGTGGTGACCTTattaataaatgacaaaattgcatgGGAAGTACTATGGTTTTCACGGAATCCAAATTGGgagtttgaaaaaatgttgtgtaatttgaaAAAAGCACTTGTTCTGGTATGGACAAGTTTTTCGAGAATTTTAGATAATGAGGTTAGTAAGGATATCGGACGATAGTTGGAAACGAGTTGGCTatcaccctttttgaacagTGGGATGACTTTggagattttcattttatttgggaCCCGTCCAGTGCTAAGAGAGGTGTTAAAGATATGTACCAATGGGTCAACGATGgctgcaataattttttttagtagaaAGTTAGGTATGCCATCGTACCCCGGACTTTTCTTATTATGTAGATTGCGAACtatatttattatttccatTGGATTAGTAGGATTAAAAAACATAGAATTTGGGTTAGGGTCATCGAGGAAATCGGAAAATGATTTGTTAGCTCGAGGTATATTTTTAGCCAAGTTgttgccaacatttgaaaaatacaaattgaacTCTCCCGTGATTATGCTACTGTCATCTGTGATAGTAttgtttgactttatttttgtgattgtagagctttttttctttttgttcagtACATTATTGATAATCTTCCATGTGTTTTTCATATCATTCTTGTAGATGTTTAATTGAGAAGTGTAGTATTCCCTTTTGGCGATACGTAATAATGTGGTAAGGGTGTTTTTATAACAAGTGTACTTAGAACGAGAGTTTTCGCTTGGTTTAGAGATGTATTTATAATAGAGGTTATTTTTACGGTTAATAGATCGTAAGAGAGATTTAGTAATCCAGGGATGTATtgggatttttttataatttgattttcgGTTGGTAATAATAGGAACATGGGTATCTAAAGAAGATGTTAATTTGGTTATAAAAGAGTCGTAGGCTACATCAACGTCTGTGGAGTCAAAAATGGTCGACCAGTCTGTATTGTCTAAATCATTAATTAAACGGGAAATGTTATCATCGGTTATTTTACGATAGGAAGTATTATATGATTCAttcttaaaaagtttatttttagacaacttcgcaaaaattgaaaagtgatCAGAAATATCGCTAAGGACTATACCAGCTATGGGGGCAGGGTAAGTTACATTACTAAAAATATTATCTATAATAGTTGCAGAAGTGCTAGTTACTCTCGTTGGTTTAGTAATTAGTGGTAAGAAAGAATTAGTCAAGAACATTTCAAGGAACTCTTGCGAAATATTGTTAGTGTTGCAATTCATTaaattgatgttgaagtccCCCATAAAAAagcattctttatttttaagaacTGGATTGAGTAAAAACTCTTTGAGGGTTTCCAGAAAATGTTGAGTATTCGAATTTGGAGGTCGGTATAAAACTCCCAATATCAGATTTTTTCCTTTAGGGTTAATGATTTCAACAAAGAGTGATTCTAAAGCATCATTGGATAAAGTCATATTATTTATAAGATTATATTCGTATTGTTGGGGTATATAAAGTGCAACACCACCACCGGGTCTAAGAGTTCTGTTATTAACAATTAGATTAAAATCAGAGAGTGCATAAAGAGAACAAGGATTTTCCGAAAACCACGTTTCAGTTAATCCAATGACTGAGTGTTTGGGAAACTGATTATTATCAAGAAATAATTTTAACTTATCGAAATTTTTGTTGGCACTACGAATATTAAGATGGAGAAGAAAAATATCCTCTTCAAGACTGCTAGAGTTAATGAaagatttaaaattttgttctgTAAAATACTGTGAAGTATTAAGCTGCCCACATGGGTCGTTTGGGTCAAAGATCGAGTTAAGATCAGCAGTATTATCATTCAGGAAGTTTTTTATATAAGCATCAAAATAGGGGTTTTCTAACGTAGCGCCGTGTTGTGATGAAAGAGACAACAGGTCATCGTTGCATAACGAGCTGAATGGAAAGTCAGACAAATCAGCCGTCGGAGCTGGGAAGAATT
It encodes the following:
- the LOC121414229 gene encoding sterile alpha motif domain-containing protein 9-like, translated to MPKKKESYKARKRQQSSAKCRSAHSKDESIKGPSTDPQGTPGNREEAAFPVLDAATVMTEVRLGGDENQRDKNTQLQNDSTQHVTQPSGVSEMQMNLLDSLPGLTELALWKVSEVISPHRILPLGLRLGLHDPKLRNIIASSIQQEEKTFRMFYDWDRNQEGDQSKFLFRVLTSEEKLDQEEVFDMFFEKQHICQGFFGRDFQDFQLHEIAEELHVDKLIPLSLRLGLTYSRIYRVREDSKSHSVNVCYAVMMLWRKEQTSQIDQFESLASVMEACQEKKLAYQIRQNHFGVTNENKTLLISEERPMEGLGEVQLNVSHANKLVREEAQGRLQAVLEAGFSETSVALSPGGEIAEFLKGLKECSLFFKRHSAMVKSLEKTVGRDGMYKLIGLTVDSIHFHVKVYTMEGLHALQMDIQSGRIGHDLGKVLLSEETKQQFTEDIVLDVTSEGGAWNLLSSAVNDLLPSNTSPSTELEPRQELKVDRAPLIDLLSTDKRDIEQATVHFQEEEHSEVQGGCEEGSLRAFISPSRQEMSGDVTLKGRDVETHAETPSAGKAPRRMEDWTEEEVADWLKTDVHFSDEIVRKFEGVDGYTLVWYTSDDLKDDLKDYGLAPGYCRRLLIKRQHYLEKEQMHMEATPKSVSSKIRYGNSSDSASESVPSPVIVDSSPSPSVSSDSNEKFQQSEYMQISSSRATGNGSDEGKKQTTISASQTVEPDAPLNAGESTQDMEPECSPSITSSTPNAAEVVSPLPQCGYPEMPDDSRILEITGKKYATISASQTVESDALLNVGESTQGIEPGCSPSVTSSRRSATEVDSTLPLHGYPEMPEDSRLPETPGRKKATIAGSQMEEPDAVESTQGMEPECSLSFTSSSTTQVDSTLPLYGHPEVQETLHASSETVGMDKNSNTEKRLANLLLGSDKGELDSSYYPVLVVNTPSQLMNSAEVGDQYGFMASVNWNVVFDCNADSNKVGLCQYVNQRKSIKILNADKFTETKDVDQLREQIDFPEIPVWVFPNGRNDVNVKGMDKLSDIDWMRERSHAVLNTVRFFSDPGVIPPGRAVVVFLLLSYSDIMVMTQLFREFYTSKSFQDLKRFTIIAEDRGVLHRWIQHLESQCIVSSKNMMERCLGGVKWQEINTYMMRLLGSCETGLPVLPMVRRGQCELMKKHQSQWSDITVLAKNECENTSMDESNPNFLDFVQEKESRFYQGHGVDWWNFYLSEDKLNRGKGYNHVLKRQNYTRLHDNVLKILASPGKKVDHISMATVFHEPGAGGTTVAKNLLWDFHQDHRCAVVNRVTNDTVTQIVAFHKYGYEEGQKPGPVVLLLENLESEIMRSFLISLERETRYLEDNGVAFVLIHCKRTSDPQLLLKKEESKLCVCIEHKLTNREKCWFTEKTKDLEKRKVFNEESSPELLLAFMVMKKECAPDYLKDVVKAILPRVDSKSNKSLLNAVNLLKYIAVVQLYNPDFAMPVSACDGFMQTQYRVTSTGQHRTLGPWEKNREPFLNLLLLEEFIQDIDGCVKGLKVVHPVIANEIVHQLGEQFQQRPADMILELLEKSSILDTLSYSKGYIQKVCRDLMVRRLKKEYGDDKETDFAPFIEDVYEEDREKAFKIMEVGIKKFKDPFIAQQKARLHSKKEDDSDNAEKAINIALGIVKNNSYLWDTKGIILRQKMAKYERRVDQEFISDHEMQELLHAFKESCLAFQEAQKAMEEEARRRNYAGFVGEIFSITKLLEIVEKRVRPFCYRGKGLEILRKYLMTEFIPSELNLPSLREFSDTMKSLSERIDILLDRFTDYLSQCAQQRFSGSPYRLYDDKLEKIYSARNKYFVVSPKRFEDVSEKMHYTVETAYAMRRSEVKMMNADGYQQIFDMASQQKVGQLKKVQALLRQNLGGPSLFDIRNYVFTIFALSVCSKEELNEEDARKSVNILKTMEAEKDRGFYGLFFEMLLNWPDGTPGKRIVPIGKTIRQLEIMWKERYRNREFADSRHNLPRRSKIRQNHSPLKALTEFYLGLESEKSRFVHRKSIGRITYDIWKEDSIKKRLKRLDGVLDSKHFVLYNPDGEEPMKIPLSLPIKGLPSQEPVQFYLGFSFAGPLAYDVVYKDNRETPFIAKESSANYPSYVNELHDIEEGSGSYEF